The Coffea arabica cultivar ET-39 chromosome 10e, Coffea Arabica ET-39 HiFi, whole genome shotgun sequence region atttttccaagtcgATATTGCCAGCAACTCTTTACAGGTAAGAAATTTAGTGTAAGATGGTGTCAATTGACTGTTTCTATTAAACTGTTTTAGTTATTTGGCAATGACTTTTGTCATTTTTCGCCTTTTTGCAGCCAACTATTACACTTTGTGGACAACTTTTTATTGCTTAAAGTGAGTGAAATTCCATCTTTGGCCCTTTTTTTCGGAATTTGTATCAATTTTGTTTGATGAAAGTCTGTAACATCATGCTTGCTTTGCTAAGCATGCTATCTACATGACTTATTCAATGATTTGTCAAGATTTGACTTTTGCCATtataaagaaaaagggaataAGGAAATAGGTTAGCCTGTGTTGGAGTAATATGAACCTTACTGGGAATAAAAGCCGAATTACATAACCTTATTTAGAGCTGCATGTATTGTGGCTTTTGCGTTGGAGTATGTCATTAGAATATAAAGACATCCTCTCTGAAGAAGCTTCTGCTTCATTTTAACGTTTTAGGATCTTCCTGGCCTATTTGATTGCATGATcattttatttccattttcaCCTTATTTTCCATTGGCATTTTGTGTAAATTGCATAGTTGCATGATCAAGTTGTGGACAAGTTTACTTGCGTACCATCTCTAACTCTCTAAGGATCTAACACTGTAGCACATCCAATACTTTCACTTCAGTCAGAACCCGAGTTAGCAAGCAAGATACTTTAGCTTTGCGTGTAAGAATCTTTTCATCTATCAACTTCAACAATTATTGTAGccaaataaaatggaaaaaaatttcatgattgtGAAATGGGTTGAAAAAAACAAGGGTAACAAATTTTGTATTGGACTATGAGTAACCACAAGTGCTGTTGTTTGCTGAATTTGTCCTGTCCTTGGTGGCATCATTCAGTTCTCTTGATTTATTTTTAACTTGGTGTTATATAGTAAACTAATtctgatggattatatcttacTTTCTCGGTGTTATATATGGCAGGTTTCTTTCAGTAGTTTCTTTCCAAAGTTGCTCATTACACTTCTTGGAGGAGTACGAAtgaaagaaatttttgtttttggtttacGTTAAAATATGTTTCTATTGGAATCATGAAAGTTAGACTTCATGTTTCTAGATTTTGCAAGActgattttattgttttatctttttattaTGAATTCCTTGACTATGAACAAATGTCAAGGTTTTCACTGTATGACAAATTGTAATTGTAACTTTTTTTAGTTTAAATCTTTTACAATTGCaacattatatatttttttcatagaAATTTTGTTCAGAGGGCAATAATTAGGCAACATTAAAAATAACTGggcaaaattaaaatttcacacCGCGCATTTGCGCGGTGACCCCTCCTAGTTATAACAATTTGGGATTCGTAGGAGTGGGGATGGTTGGTCATTGGGCATTGTGAGGAAAGGTGTAAAAGTAAAGTGCGGGGAGTGTAGTAatagtagaagaagaagaaagagagagtgaGGAGCTGAGGCGGCTGCACAAGACGTGTAGCCCGCAGCTTTTGAAATTACTACTAGTGCTTTTGCTAGTAGTTGTAGTAGTAGTGGAATTGTATGAACTATCACTTCTATTCTGGTGAGTTGATCCTGCTTGGTTATTGTATTTCTGGTACTTCTAATGAGGCAATTGAGGTAATATTCATGTTGAATTTTCTATGGTTGTTTGCTATTATGAGATTTGATCGAACCACTACAtcagccattcattcattttttccgACTCTTACGAGTTAATCCTATTTCTGTCAAATCTTAAATCTGAATAAATAGCAATTGAACACTCAAATGCATGAATTTATCGAGAACTTATAATGCTAGTGCCATTTTATAAATGTGTTTGCCATCAAATAAATAGTCATTTACGTTACACCATGATTCGCTCACAGAGGAAGGATTGGCCGTGCAACAAGATGAGGAAAcagaggaaggatttggaataGAAGGACAATTTGCACGCACTTTCTCACAACTGAAAAGCGTTTCCTCCGCTTATCGGAACATCGATATGTGTATAATTCCTAACAATTTCAGCGAATTCCAGTGCATTATTCGCACAAATACACGACGATAATGGATCACTTGATCCCACGCCACGACCTAAATGGGTTTCATAACTTTCATTTCGTGAGTGGGTCTCATAGTCACTCGTAGCATTCTTCGATCACATGAGGCATGAGGCGCTCCCTGAGATTCTACATGGATGATGATTCTTCGTGGAGTCGGACCCATTgtgagaccaaaaaaaaaaaaaagactttggATTCCCATTCCAAAAGATTGAAAAAGGTAAGAATCGAAATTGGGGGCATTGGATATAAAAGTTACGTCTGGAGGCCAAGGCAATAGTCATCCAATGTGATTACCAATCTCATCAGAAATAAAGTCAGTTGCGGACTTTGGATTCAGAACCACTCACTGCAGAAGTTGTTGTCCCTTGGACTGAAATAAAACCATACATCATAGTCGAACTATCCTAAAGAAGATTACTACTAAGTTTCATCAGCCAAACAACAAAACTGACTCTATGTAGTCTCATCAGTTGCAAACTGTCACACTACATAAAGACATCACTGATCCAACAGGGGGCTAAAGTCAAGAGCCGGCTACAGCATATGATCAATATAACGGATGATTCACCACAGTGACATCATCAAGAAGATGGATAGGCCATGGACCTGAATAATGCACGTACCACGATTAGCATAGCAAGTGTGAAATAATTCAAAATGGATAGCTATTAAACACGAAGTTGACAGGAATATGGATTTGTAACCATAAATCGGTTTCATGATAGCTGATTAATCGGTGCATATACTTCCAAAACACAATTTGCtcttaaaataaagaaaaaaaatgtcagTAGCAGAGATGTCTTGAATTCCCTTGATTACAGGTAGAGAGTAAGAAGGTTCACCTTTAGTGATCTTTGGTTTTCCATTCGAGGCATTTCCACTGCTCGATTATGTATGCTACTCCTTCCTTCAGTGTTGCTCTCCTTTTTTGGCTGTAGTTCCATAGCTCAGGTATAACACACCTGCCACCGGGGTTGTACTCATTCAGCTCCATCAAAGCTGTTGTCACAGCTTCATAAacttcatttccaaattcgttCTTCAGCTTTTTCAGTTTCTCATCCTCAGCATCTATTACTTCCTGCAAAGCCACATTTGAGAGTTAGGTGTGCACAAAATCTCAgtcaaaagggcaagaaagaaTGACGGATATCAATCTCTCAAGGAGCAATGCAATCTGCACTACTCATCAGCCAAGTCATATCATGCCAACATGGCCACAACAACATAATCGAGAGTTACCGTAAATTAAGAAATCAATCTGTACCATTGTACTATAAGAAACCTTAATTGCTGAAGTCAGATCTTTACCTTATGACCTTTACTATCATCAGTCTTCACGATCTTAAAAGGATGCCAGTTGGGATCTCGAAGGTGATCCTCCCATTCTGAACGCAGCTCAGCAGATTTCACGTCAATTTCCTTCCCTCGAAACATTCTTTTAGCTGCATTTTTGAACGGGACATCATCCATTTCACCCATTCTCTTCACACCAATTGAAGTCCGAGAAGCCTTCTCCATCCAGCACTGCAGGACAATCAGAATATATATTCATTAAGTAGCCCCATATATATTCATTAGTAGGACAACTGATGGCACAAGCAAACACTTAAACGCATAGGAGTAGCAGATTGTGGTAAAGACAACTAGAGATCCAGTTAAGAAATGTAATGCAATTCTTACGTTTATTAACTCTTTCCGAGACTCCTGTAATTCATCATTGCTTTTACGCTCCTTGACAATGAGAGCTCGATTACGCACTTCTAGATCTTCCagttctttttctctcttttctagcTCAACTTGGATTGCTACCAACTTGTCATCTACTTCCTCGTCTCCACCAGTTCTAATGTGTTCCATTACTTGCACAGCCCCTCTTAGACGTTCTAGCTCCAATTCCAATGCTTGCTTTGCATCAAGTTTCTTCTCCAATTCAATAATTTGCAAGtgcagtttttctttttctctctgcGAGTTTGTAATTTACGTCATTGAGACGCAAAGGTCATAGTACCCTCCCCCCCctccaaatatatatatatatatatatatatatatatatatatatatataggttgtACCTTCTGCTCTTCAGCCAACTTCAAAAGATTTTCatcagctttcttttgctccaaGGTGGCTTTTGCATTCTGTAAAAACAACAAATTGCTGAGCAAGTCACTAAAACTGAGATATTTGACGTTGATACTATGCAATCTTATTACTTTGATTCACCAACCTTTGATCATTTTTCATATTCTGAATCATGTGAAAGTAGTATTAGCCCTTTTATACAacacatttatttatttaaggcTGTCAATCCACCATCCGAATTGGGCTGTAACAAGTCCAGACTCGAATCACCTAATTAAGGCTTAACCCCTTTTCTACCATATTGAATACCCTACATTTATGATTTGTTGGCAGAGAAGAATAATAAAATGTTCAACTTGGTACCATTTGCTTCTCTAGCTCAAGCTTTTGTCTTTCATTGTAAGCCTCCAGATTCTCCAACTCTTTCTCTCGCTCAATCAGCTTTTGCTTTTGTACTTCTAGCCGTAATGCACTCTCCTCGTGCTCTGAAAATATCTTTTCAAGCTGAACACGCGCAGCCTCCTGTGTCTTCTGCAACTCTGATTAACGTCAATGGAAGAAAGTGAAGGAAATGAATGCAAAATTTGTAGCTAGAATAAAGAATAAAACCAAGAATACAACATCAAATCATCAAGAAGAAAAAGTTGTCGCAATTTTCGTTATGATACTGTGAGCTCATACCCTCGTTATACAATCGGTGCATCTCATCCTTTTGAGTCATCAAATTGCTTATACTTTGAATAGTTTCATTGTATTTAATCTCAGTATCCTTAATATGCTCGTCCTTAACTTCAATTTCATTGGCAAGATGGGAAACAAGCATTGAGGTTCTTTGCTTCTATTCTTCTTGAACATCAGCAATAGTCTTCAGATCTGCCTTCTTTCTAAGGTGTTCTCCAATTATTGTTGATGAGTCATAATCATCAGCGCGAGCAATCCACCCATACAACGTTGCACCCCTATCACATGCTTCATGGTAATCCCTTTTCCCATGATGTTCAGCTTCAAAACTCTTTTCAAAAGCCATTGCATTACAGAATCCTGGCCAGTCCTTATTGAACTCTATTATTGCATACCCTGAAAATCCTGTCCTGTTCCACAGTGGTTGCACCTTGAGTGGATTAAACCCTTTTAAAGTGAAATCATCCCTAAGCTTTGAGCCACTATCTCCAACATAACGTCCATCTCTCTTCTTCCTGGGAATATTAGCAACAATTCCCATCCAAGGATGCACAAATTTTTCACTTGGACCAGCACTTGCGGTAGGATCATCAGCCTTCTTCTTGATTGATTCACCTAATGGTTTCTTTATGTCAACATCACTGTCGATGTACCTCACCAATCCAAGATGTTGTCCCctatctttcatttttctttttgttgaacCCTTGGAAACTCCTGAAGCATGCTGGTATAGGTCCTTCAAGCTGTACTTGTGGACTTTCCCAGGACAGAATGGGCAGCTATACTCTTCACCTGAAACTTCAAGTTTTTCATGACCATCTTTAAGTTTCGCGTACCATTGAATGCTGTAGTCTTCAACTTCTGATTCACTTAAATCAGTTTCCTCTTCCGAAAAGGACATGTTTCAAACAACCTGAATTAAATGAGACACCATGTTAGCAAGAACTATTACCAGAAGACTAAAGCATTTTAGATAACGGGGAGTGACTAGATGTGCAAAAAACTAAATAGCTAGGACGTTCATGATCCCTGTTTTGACTCTTTCTTCTACAAATATACGCAACTTATCTCTTAAATTAGCCAAAATGATCTGTATTCCATACTAGTTCTAAACTATGAAAATTGACACTCAGAACAAAGCACCATTTCAAACATGTAGGCTAAGGCcctgaaaacaagaaaatatgtTGGAATCCAGTTCTTGGCCCTACATACCTACAGAGCTTGAGAAGGAATAGCATAAAATAGATTTAACCGTCCaggaaatgaaaaaagaaaaaaaaaaggttctttTAATGGGAACCAAGAAATATGCGTAGGCTCTTTTCCCACCCTTGACTCTCGTATACTCTGTGTTCCGGTCTCATTTTAGAACGGAAAATAAAATATCACACGACATTATCACGTGCTATCTTTGAAGCACAAAAGACAAAAACATCAGGGAACAGCAAAGTAGCGACAGAAAATCCCATTTGTACCGcagaaaaattgtcaaaagaaaTCAAGAACAACATGCGACGGTCGAAGTCTCGAAGACCATCAATGGAAACAGGCACTGGAATCTCACAATCTTTTTTGACAGTTTACAGATCCTCATACCCAACCCAGAACAGAACAAGCTGCACTTTATTGCTATCTTTGAAGCACAAAAGACAAAAACATCAGGGAACAGCAAAGTAGCGACAGAAAATCCCCCCATTTGTACCGcagaaaaattgtcaaaagaaatcaagaaaaacaTGCGACGGTCGAAGTCTCGAAGACCATCAATGGAAACAGGCACTGGAATCTCACAATCTTTTTTGACAGTTTACAGATCCTCATACCCAACCCAGAACAGAACAAGCTGCATTTTATCAGCATATAttattacaatccaaacagactaCAGAGCACAGGCATATAAAAGGTCTATTTAACGAACTCTGCAATCAAAACCATCCAACGAGATGCAActccaaaaaaatggatgaggaAAAAAACAGTAAAAACCCAAAATATAAACAAGCGTCATATTActggacccaaaaaaaaaaaaggatgattACAAACAGAGAAGAATGAAAGCTAGAAGAGAGagcaaacccaaaaaaatacgAAGAAATGTCAACAAACagggcaaagaaagaaaaaaacatcATACATCATATACACTTCAGAAAAATGATCAAATTCCGAGTCCCAACCTGGAGAAACCGCGAAATCAGAATAGCAGATTATCCTTTGAAATTTcacaggaaaaagaaaaaggaaaatgtaaaATAACCAAACTAAAGAAAGAGACGAAGAGGTCTCTGAGGTGAGGTGATGACTGATGAACATGCAGAACTGGAGAATGGAAGGCGTGCCGCTGTTATGGAGGCTGGACAGTCCTGGCACGAGCACTAGAGCTGATACTCTTTTACGCAACAATTAATTACGGTACTTTGGGAGCATTGGTGAGAGGAGTTACGCGCTATGAAGCGAGTGACAATTTTAGAGCCGACACGTGGACATTCCGTGCGAGTATTGGTGGAGATTGGATCTCCGATTTTGGACGACGTGACGTGACTATGTGAGCTGCACAATCTTGGGTTTTAGTCGAATATGGGGTGAATGTCGGATCTTTGTGAGTAATTGCCACGTGGCCTTTGGTGTCGTCAGAGCAACTTCTGCACCAAGTTTCCTTCTTGTGcttgctttaatttttttttttttttttaaaaaaaacgtA contains the following coding sequences:
- the LOC140015273 gene encoding factor of DNA methylation 4-like translates to MLVSHLANEIEVKDEHIKDTEIKYNETIQSISNLMTQKDEMHRLYNEELQKTQEAARVQLEKIFSEHEESALRLEVQKQKLIEREKELENLEAYNERQKLELEKQMNAKATLEQKKADENLLKLAEEQKREKEKLHLQIIELEKKLDAKQALELELERLRGAVQVMEHIRTGGDEEVDDKLVAIQVELEKREKELEDLEVRNRALIVKERKSNDELQESRKELINCWMEKASRTSIGVKRMGEMDDVPFKNAAKRMFRGKEIDVKSAELRSEWEDHLRDPNWHPFKIVKTDDSKGHKEVIDAEDEKLKKLKNEFGNEVYEAVTTALMELNEYNPGGRCVIPELWNYSQKRRATLKEGVAYIIEQWKCLEWKTKDH
- the LOC140015274 gene encoding protein INVOLVED IN DE NOVO 2-like, yielding MSFSEEETDLSESEVEDYSIQWYAKLKDGHEKLEVSGEEYSCPFCPGKVHKYSLKDLYQHASGVSKGSTKRKMKDRGQHLGLVRYIDSDVDIKKPLGESIKKKADDPTASAGPSEKFVHPWMGIVANIPRKKRDGRYVGDSGSKLRDDFTLKGFNPLKVQPLWNRTGFSGYAIIEFNKDWPGFCNAMAFEKSFEAEHHGKRDYHEACDRGATLYGWIARADDYDSSTIIGEHLRKKADLKTIADVQEE